In one window of Candidatus Zixiibacteriota bacterium DNA:
- a CDS encoding tetratricopeptide repeat protein has translation MRRCLLICSVLFLSFLSATLVAASLDDDFRLGNNAYENKLYDDAIASYSRVLAGGLESSNLYFNLGNAYFKKGDLGHAIVNYLKASRLSPGDEDIKSNLAFARKFTSVQMEGVQLNPVRGLLTSIVDRFRLSTLAWLSSLLFLSFISLLIIRFGIGIIDDRIRPLAIVALSLFVLASALTTFKYRSEFQTRHAVIVAQECPVRTGPTDQSDLELQGAPGLVVEIVSESNDYYNVVFENMRRGWIKKSLVAEV, from the coding sequence ATGCGTAGGTGCCTGCTCATCTGCTCAGTGTTGTTTCTTTCGTTCCTCAGCGCGACATTGGTCGCCGCATCTCTCGACGACGATTTCCGGCTTGGCAACAACGCCTATGAGAATAAGTTATACGACGATGCCATCGCGTCCTACTCTCGTGTTCTCGCCGGTGGGCTTGAGTCCTCAAACCTGTATTTCAATCTCGGCAACGCCTATTTCAAGAAAGGGGATCTCGGGCACGCCATCGTCAATTACCTCAAGGCATCGCGTCTTAGCCCCGGTGACGAAGACATCAAGAGTAACCTGGCGTTTGCGCGCAAGTTCACGAGCGTGCAGATGGAAGGTGTCCAACTGAATCCGGTGCGCGGTCTGCTCACATCGATCGTCGATCGATTCCGGCTCTCCACGCTGGCCTGGTTGTCGTCGCTGTTATTCTTGTCGTTCATCTCCCTGCTCATCATCCGATTCGGGATCGGTATTATCGATGATCGGATTCGACCATTGGCGATAGTCGCTCTGTCATTGTTTGTTCTCGCCTCGGCACTGACCACCTTCAAATATCGGTCCGAATTCCAGACCCGGCATGCTGTCATCGTCGCGCAGGAATGTCCGGTCCGTACCGGACCAACCGACCAGTCCGACCTTGAGCTCCAGGGTGCACCGGGTCTGGTGGTTGAGATTGTCTCGGAATCGAACGACTATTACAACGTTGTGTTTGAGAACATGCGCCGCGGCTGGATTAAGAAGAGTCTGGTTGCGGAAGTCTGA
- a CDS encoding TetR/AcrR family transcriptional regulator, with translation MSNALKIKQSPKLPAELRREQLLKSAHELFVKQGYRGTSTEDIARNAGLTKGALYFHYKSKEEILLALIKHITEGYRAELDRVLPRPARPQDIIHAVLQNKKCTQIREFSGIMDIWVQAIRIPRVHRFITETHRRMVTYFCDLIDPSLGYTRQELRRLTVLVLAIADGLAVHRVLHPGTIQIPQQIALFESLLASHARAKNGGRAAYTHRTASRTRRTR, from the coding sequence ATGAGTAACGCACTTAAGATCAAACAGAGCCCGAAACTTCCGGCCGAATTGCGACGTGAACAACTTCTCAAATCGGCCCACGAGTTGTTCGTGAAGCAGGGCTACCGCGGCACTTCCACGGAGGACATTGCCCGAAACGCGGGACTCACGAAGGGAGCCCTCTACTTTCATTATAAGAGCAAGGAAGAGATACTCCTGGCGCTCATCAAACACATTACCGAGGGGTATCGTGCTGAACTGGACCGGGTGTTGCCGCGACCAGCCAGACCACAGGATATCATACATGCTGTGCTGCAAAACAAAAAATGTACCCAGATTCGCGAGTTCAGCGGCATTATGGATATCTGGGTTCAAGCCATCCGTATACCGCGGGTACACCGGTTTATCACTGAAACGCACCGTCGGATGGTCACTTACTTCTGCGACCTCATCGATCCGTCGCTGGGGTACACGCGGCAGGAACTCCGGCGACTCACGGTGCTGGTATTAGCGATCGCCGATGGGCTGGCGGTCCATCGCGTACTGCACCCGGGAACCATCCAGATTCCTCAACAGATTGCACTTTTCGAATCGCTCCTGGCAAGTCATGCCCGGGCGAAGAACGGCGGCCGGGCAGCCTACACCCACAGAACAGCTTCACGAACAAGAAGGACGAGATGA
- a CDS encoding lysylphosphatidylglycerol synthase transmembrane domain-containing protein, translating to MLRLLKKKQFWGALIGLFLLAYCLKDIKPGEIRELSARVQYDYLLLAIGMAFSYIVLRAFRWRLMVERQAPIILPRAVALYSAAQVVNMIMPMLTGQVGRLMLFARKLGVRKTFVFSTMVLEVLFDAVSLIIFMFFTSAAFVFPSEYRAVSFVVAGITVIVLAGFYLILHYQRPLEECGRRWMAGRWPGVYITVKKFMRSFTKGIELLRSSQHLAGSILYSLASWICHMFVIYALFKAFGLELPIAAAAAVMIINTIVLMVPITPGNAGTFEVAVSASLGAFSQGRTDAVLFALALHLLDLLPVILLGIAFFHFEKVSLKEIKRGHEDEMIFQRIAEDGTFIEEERP from the coding sequence GTGCTGAGATTACTGAAAAAGAAACAGTTCTGGGGCGCCCTGATTGGACTCTTCCTGCTGGCCTATTGCCTGAAGGACATCAAACCGGGCGAGATCCGCGAACTCTCCGCACGCGTCCAATACGACTACCTGCTACTCGCCATCGGCATGGCGTTTTCGTACATCGTCCTCCGGGCTTTCCGGTGGCGACTCATGGTCGAACGACAGGCTCCTATCATCCTACCGCGCGCGGTGGCTCTCTATTCAGCCGCTCAGGTCGTGAACATGATCATGCCGATGCTGACCGGTCAGGTAGGTCGGCTCATGTTATTCGCCCGAAAACTCGGCGTCCGCAAGACATTCGTTTTTTCCACTATGGTGCTCGAAGTTCTTTTCGATGCCGTCAGCCTGATCATTTTCATGTTCTTCACCTCGGCGGCGTTCGTCTTCCCAAGCGAATACCGAGCGGTAAGTTTCGTAGTCGCAGGCATCACGGTGATAGTCTTGGCCGGTTTCTATCTCATTTTGCATTACCAGCGGCCGCTGGAAGAGTGCGGCCGTCGCTGGATGGCTGGGCGCTGGCCGGGCGTCTATATCACCGTAAAGAAATTCATGCGCTCCTTCACCAAAGGGATCGAGTTGCTTCGCTCCAGCCAGCATCTGGCCGGCTCCATCCTGTATTCGCTTGCCTCCTGGATCTGCCACATGTTCGTCATATATGCCCTGTTCAAAGCATTTGGGCTCGAACTCCCCATCGCTGCCGCTGCTGCCGTGATGATCATCAATACGATCGTCCTGATGGTTCCCATCACGCCCGGCAACGCCGGTACGTTCGAGGTGGCCGTCAGTGCCTCCTTGGGGGCCTTTTCACAGGGGCGAACCGACGCCGTCCTGTTTGCCCTCGCTCTGCACCTGCTTGACCTCCTGCCCGTCATCCTGCTCGGCATTGCATTCTTTCACTTCGAGAAAGTCTCCCTGAAAGAGATCAAACGAGGTCACGAGGATGAGATGATTTTCCAACGCATCGCCGAGGACGGCACTTTCATCGAAGAAGAGCGACCGTAA
- a CDS encoding TolC family protein, giving the protein MNRLFPVFCFLTVCAAGVSSTAETVPLTVADARTRAITFNRQFLSAKEDVKKAGAQITQARAGLFPDISAEGSYTRNFLVPTFYIFSDSGTLAFKTGSDNNFGAGISVSQPIWEGGKVLNAWAISKLYHKYTQAGLEQTEASVLYTAELLFFNTILQRANLEVLQKAFEANSHNLDVVEKFYAKGMASEFELLRARVEKANLMPGILAAESDVTLAEKRLKSFLGLNLSDSIVIIEEAGDTSLVELPPLDRLLDTALAHRPEVQRSHYLTQMTKRAIRVAQGDYQPTLDANAHYGWQAQSNDFQFDNQTRSLTAGLTLSIPLFQGGKTRGEVAYRRADYNQALLADQQMKDDVRLEVEQAYDLLMQAKKSLDVQKETIAQAEEGLRIANLRYSSGVGTQLDVLSAQASLTDARRAHALALNFFRQARAGLKKATTIDLDMK; this is encoded by the coding sequence ATGAACAGACTGTTCCCTGTGTTTTGTTTTTTGACGGTTTGTGCTGCCGGCGTCTCTTCGACAGCCGAGACCGTCCCGCTTACTGTGGCCGATGCCCGTACCCGCGCCATCACCTTCAACAGACAATTCCTGTCGGCAAAAGAAGATGTCAAAAAGGCAGGTGCGCAGATAACGCAGGCACGCGCCGGGTTGTTTCCTGATATCAGCGCTGAAGGCAGCTACACGCGCAACTTCTTAGTGCCAACCTTTTATATCTTCTCGGATTCCGGCACACTTGCATTCAAGACCGGCTCAGACAACAATTTTGGCGCCGGTATCAGCGTCAGCCAGCCGATCTGGGAGGGAGGCAAAGTCCTGAACGCATGGGCCATTTCAAAACTCTACCACAAGTACACGCAAGCCGGCCTGGAGCAGACCGAGGCATCGGTCCTCTACACCGCTGAACTGCTGTTCTTCAACACCATTCTCCAACGTGCCAATCTGGAGGTCTTGCAGAAAGCGTTCGAAGCCAACAGCCACAATCTCGATGTTGTTGAGAAATTCTATGCGAAAGGTATGGCCTCCGAATTTGAACTGCTCCGTGCCCGTGTGGAGAAGGCCAATCTTATGCCCGGAATTCTGGCCGCTGAGTCGGATGTCACCCTGGCGGAGAAGCGCCTGAAATCGTTCCTGGGACTCAACCTGTCGGACAGCATTGTCATCATTGAAGAAGCGGGGGATACCTCGCTGGTCGAGCTCCCGCCCCTCGACCGTCTGCTCGATACCGCTCTCGCTCATCGACCGGAGGTGCAGCGCTCGCATTACCTCACGCAAATGACTAAGCGGGCGATTCGAGTGGCCCAGGGGGATTACCAGCCGACCCTTGACGCCAACGCTCATTATGGCTGGCAGGCGCAGTCAAATGATTTTCAATTCGATAACCAAACCCGCTCTCTTACCGCCGGTCTCACGTTGTCGATTCCGCTGTTCCAGGGAGGAAAAACCAGGGGGGAAGTGGCCTATCGCAGGGCAGACTACAACCAGGCACTGCTGGCAGACCAGCAAATGAAGGACGACGTCCGCCTCGAGGTCGAGCAGGCGTACGACCTGTTGATGCAGGCAAAAAAATCTCTCGATGTTCAGAAAGAGACGATCGCGCAGGCCGAGGAAGGCCTGCGCATTGCCAATCTTCGCTATTCTTCCGGCGTCGGCACTCAGCTCGACGTCCTCTCCGCGCAGGCGTCACTCACCGATGCCCGTCGCGCCCATGCCCTGGCGCTCAATTTCTTCCGCCAGGCCAGAGCCGGTCTCAAGAAAGCAACGACAATTGATTTGGATATGAAGTGA
- a CDS encoding efflux RND transporter periplasmic adaptor subunit — protein sequence MKTPILTLAVLTGLALTSCSRNEQLTTLERTVAVRAEVVRISTEDMVKTFTGSIEGERQAVLYAKLAEAVDKVHVREGQTVQTDQVIISLDKLGPSSRYNETISLYQNAEKNFAKMEYLFKEGAISESEFDQAKTGYEVARANFDAVKRLVDITSPIEGTVTSIPVSPGDFVQVGQKVATVATIRNLRIKFGVNADDIRFISVGADVTVISDALSQTGHGKVVSVAESADPFSRAFQVEALIDNQERLFKPGMFVKVNIVQKRLEHVIAIPRVAVVTLDDRTVAFTVQNGTARRQDVVLGEDLDGRVVVTSGLTAGDTLVTLGQTYLEDGFKVTVAAAGDEGK from the coding sequence ATGAAAACGCCAATACTCACACTCGCCGTGCTGACAGGACTGGCTCTGACCTCCTGCAGCCGTAACGAACAGTTGACCACGCTTGAGCGAACCGTCGCCGTGCGCGCTGAGGTAGTCCGGATTTCCACCGAAGACATGGTGAAGACGTTCACCGGCTCAATCGAGGGAGAACGTCAGGCTGTGTTGTACGCCAAGCTGGCCGAAGCTGTCGATAAAGTACACGTCCGCGAAGGGCAGACTGTGCAGACAGATCAGGTTATCATCTCTCTGGACAAACTCGGACCAAGCTCTCGTTACAACGAGACCATATCGCTGTATCAGAATGCCGAAAAGAACTTCGCCAAGATGGAATATCTTTTCAAGGAAGGGGCGATCTCCGAATCCGAATTTGATCAGGCCAAGACCGGCTACGAGGTGGCCAGAGCCAATTTCGACGCCGTCAAACGGCTGGTGGACATCACGTCCCCAATTGAGGGTACCGTGACGTCCATCCCGGTATCACCCGGCGATTTCGTTCAGGTCGGGCAGAAAGTCGCCACGGTTGCCACCATTCGCAACCTGCGCATCAAGTTCGGTGTCAACGCCGATGATATCCGGTTCATCTCCGTCGGAGCCGATGTCACTGTCATTTCAGATGCTCTCTCACAGACCGGGCACGGCAAAGTAGTGTCGGTGGCCGAGTCGGCCGACCCGTTCAGCCGCGCCTTCCAGGTCGAAGCGCTCATCGATAACCAGGAACGCCTCTTCAAGCCCGGCATGTTTGTGAAGGTCAATATCGTGCAGAAACGACTCGAACATGTGATCGCTATACCGCGAGTTGCGGTCGTAACTCTGGACGATCGCACCGTCGCGTTCACGGTCCAGAATGGTACGGCCAGGCGTCAGGATGTCGTCCTTGGCGAGGATCTGGATGGCCGGGTGGTTGTCACGTCCGGCCTTACTGCCGGTGACACGCTCGTCACACTGGGTCAGACGTATCTTGAAGACGGTTTCAAAGTGACAGTGGCGGCGGCTGGAGACGAAGGCAAATGA